AAGCTAATGGAATAAGTAACACATGTGGCTTCAACATAATCTCATTGAAGTTATGTCCGATTAAACCTGCCCATTCTCCAGTCTGGGATGTAAATACCTCATGTTCATTAAAGATGTCACCAACTGTAAACGTACTTCTCCCTCCTAAGAAAATGAGCAAAACGCCAAGATGAGCTAGAAGAATCAAAACTTGGATAATCTGTTGGGTGATGACTAATAGGACACGGGTCGCCATTTCTGGAATGATGTGTTTGAAATAAACGTATATCGGCTTAGCTCCAAGTGAGTGTGTACTCACTATGTATTCTTTTTCCGAAATTTTCATCATGTCGTTTGAAAATGTAGAAATGAGCTGAGGCACACCAATTAGCACTAAAATAATGCATTGAATTGTCAGGATCTCTGCAATACTTTTACCCTCTTGGACTTGATGGACCGTAAGAGGAGCTAGAAGTAAAAATGCAAGTATTGAACTCGGAATGAAAATGGTTGATTCTATGATATCTTTAAAGAAAGCACTTAATTTTTTGTAAAAGCGGTGGTATACCATACTTAACATCAAAGCAAGAAATACACGAATCAAGGCTATTCCAAATGCAATTACTAAGGTGTATTTTGCCCCTTTAATAATCATATGGAATAGGCTCCGGCCAAACTTGTCTGTTCCAAAAGGAGGTACTTCAGAAGGTGTAAATGGTGCTACCCCTACTAAACTACCATTTTTATAAAGATATTTGACTTGTTCTGGCATCTTGAATAATTGATCAAAACCAAAGCTGAGACCTAGTAGCGACAGAATGATTAAAGTACCAATCATGAATTGGGGCTGTTTAAGTATATTCCAAGTCATGCAGCATCCACCTCCTGATCACCAATCGATTTACTGATAAAGGATTGAGTCGCTTCAAAAAGAAAAAGAAATGGGATTGTGATCAATACTGTACTGATTAAGAATACAAATGTGTTCGGACTTAGCATTATTCTCATGAGTCCGTGGATGTTGAATACATATTCTAATATAAATAAATTGGATAACATGAATACAAATATCGTTTTGAAGTATAGGAACAAATTGAATAATACATTTCTGAAGACATGGCGGATTAATATAAAGTATTCTCCTAGTCCCATTGACCTGGCTACAGCTACATAAGGTTTATTACGTTCTTCATTCAATAGAAGGAATGTCATTTTAAAGAGCTGGATAGTAGGAAGTGCAGATAGAGCAAGTATTGGAATCAGATATATCTTATCGTCATAAACGACGGTAACGTTACTGATCAGCCAACCTGTCTTCTGGAATATGTAAACGATTAATAACTGTAGGGAAATGACGATGAAGAGATCTGGCAAAGATTCAAAAAGGGTAAGCAGGCCATAAACAAAACGTTTAAAGTAATATGGAAGTAAAGATGTGATAAATGTGAAAAGAACTGCAAGGAACAAACCTACTAGTATTGCACCGAAAAAAATGGTCATTGAGTAAAAGTACTTATCAAAAATATCCGGGAAGATATTATAGGACTTCCCATTTAAAGAATAGGTCCTTAAGTTTATTGTTTGGTCAAACCCATACAATAAACTAGGCAAGAAACTAATGACAACAACTCCAAAAACGATTGATTTCAACTTTCTGAAATAATTCCCTATAGACACATTAATATCCCCCTGTTATGTAGTTAATCGTTTAACAGATTTTCCATAAATGAGTTCAGGCTTTATCCGAATTTCAGCTACTGTATTCTGTTCAATAATCCCCATTAATGACTTTGCTGCCTGTATTGCTATGGTATAATCATCATTTTTGATCGTAGTTAACGGTGGATTGTAATACTGACTGACAAATAGACCATCAAATCCGACTACTGATATATCACCTGGAATATGGTAACCTTCTTCAGATAGTTTAGAGATAGCTCCCATAGCCATGAGGTCATTTGCAATGAAAACAGCTGTAAGATCAGGAGATTGTTTAAGTAAAGTGATAATAGCTTCTCCTCCGCCTTTACCGGTGAAATCGCTATATACGACATCCTCGTCTTTCAAGATCAACTTTGCATTTTCAATTGCCTTTTTATAACCACTCATTCTTTCCTCACAAATTTGCACATTACTAGGACCATTTATAAAACCTATTCTCGTATGTCCAAAATCGATTATGTGTTGAGTAGCTATATATGCCCCATACACTTCATCAGTATGAATGCTTGAGCACATCTCTGAATTCACTGATACTTCTAAAACTACGCAAGGTGTTGTGATGGTCCTTATGTCATTAAAAATATTATGATGCTTCATAAATCCAGGCAATACAATACAACCTCTGAGATTTCTTTTCTGCACTAGCTCCATTAATTCACCCTGGCGATACCGATAAGGATCAAAAGCATAAATCATCGTTTCCATACCATGAGTCCTTAAGATTCTATTCATATATGGAAGCATGGCAAAAAAAGCAGGCTGAGCTTCAGCATCACTTTCTGGAATAATAATGCAAACAAGGTTACCTTTCTTATAAACCAGTTCCCTTGCTGCTAGGTTGGGGACATAACCGAGCTCTACAGCAGCCTCCATTACACTTTTTCTCGTTTCTGGCTTAACACCATATTTGTTGTTTAATGCCCTAGAGACCGTACTAGGATTTAGCTTACAGAGTTCTGCGATATTTTTTATGGAGGGCTTCATTCGTTTCCACACCTTTACATGCTTTTCGCAAACGTTTGCGAATATTCTGAAATAATCGTAACACTATCATCCACTTTTTGTAAATCTTTTTAACAAAAAAAGCGACAATTATGCCGCTTTCTTTTGTTTTTGATTTTGGATATACCATACCAATAGGAAATAGAGTATCGCTTCATTTCTCCCTATTCTTTAGCAGACAAAACGGTATTTGCACTTTATGGGATCTCTATGTTCACTTTACGGTTTAGTGTTTTTACGTACATGAGCTTATCAACAGAGATTTGCAGATGTTCGGATTGATCGATGAACGCTTTCGGGATACTCATATTGAATTGGTTTTCTGGACCTGTTCCAACACCCATATGATCCTTCAGAATTTCACCTTTTTCATTACTGATTTCAGTGATATGACTTCTAAGCTTGTCGTAAGGGTCTTGGTTCTGTTTCATTCTCAAGTCTTCACTTTTTAGATAGGGTCTTGCACTAATCAGATGTTCATCTTCGTTGTTCGAATCATATTGAATACTGATGTAAAAACGATCTTTCTTTAAGATGATTTTGTCCAAGTAAATGTCCGTATTTTTGATCTTTGCAATTCGTTTGTTCACTCTCTTTTCAAAGGGTTCTGTGTCCTCCGTGTACTCTTTTGTATCTATTGTGAAAGTGAATTGTTCATCACCAATCAGCTCCACGCTGTCGACGTTAACTACAATTTCATTTGGCTCTGAATTCGCTGGTGAAGACTTCATTTGAAAAATGTTTGCATCAGTAAATTCAATTTCTGAAAGCGAGAGATTCTCGCCCCCAATTTGCACGGTTCCATGTATCGTTTTTAATTGATCTTTCAGCCCAGAAAAAGCCCAATGAGTCATGATTTTTGACGTACCCAAAACCATTTTCTTAAGCTGCACATTACCATTATTAACTTTGAAATCTTCATTTACTTGTACAATTCTAGTGCGCTCATCAGTCTTTTTGTATAGCACATCTAATTTTATCGGGTTTTTTATTCGGAGAATCTTTGAACCTCTCACGATCTCGACTTCTTTCAGTACCATCTCTCGTACTCGTTCTAGTGTAACCCCCTCTTTCATAATCGGCTCAGCAACAACTCGATTGTAGAACCATCCATTATGCATCATGCCATCGTCAACATGATCG
This Pseudalkalibacillus berkeleyi DNA region includes the following protein-coding sequences:
- a CDS encoding ABC transporter permease subunit, with the protein product MTWNILKQPQFMIGTLIILSLLGLSFGFDQLFKMPEQVKYLYKNGSLVGVAPFTPSEVPPFGTDKFGRSLFHMIIKGAKYTLVIAFGIALIRVFLALMLSMVYHRFYKKLSAFFKDIIESTIFIPSSILAFLLLAPLTVHQVQEGKSIAEILTIQCIILVLIGVPQLISTFSNDMMKISEKEYIVSTHSLGAKPIYVYFKHIIPEMATRVLLVITQQIIQVLILLAHLGVLLIFLGGRSTFTVGDIFNEHEVFTSQTGEWAGLIGHNFNEIMLKPHVLLIPLAFFSLTIFALNLVINGIQNHIKPLIRGGGRR
- a CDS encoding ABC transporter permease subunit — its product is MSIGNYFRKLKSIVFGVVVISFLPSLLYGFDQTINLRTYSLNGKSYNIFPDIFDKYFYSMTIFFGAILVGLFLAVLFTFITSLLPYYFKRFVYGLLTLFESLPDLFIVISLQLLIVYIFQKTGWLISNVTVVYDDKIYLIPILALSALPTIQLFKMTFLLLNEERNKPYVAVARSMGLGEYFILIRHVFRNVLFNLFLYFKTIFVFMLSNLFILEYVFNIHGLMRIMLSPNTFVFLISTVLITIPFLFLFEATQSFISKSIGDQEVDAA
- a CDS encoding LacI family DNA-binding transcriptional regulator, which codes for MKPSIKNIAELCKLNPSTVSRALNNKYGVKPETRKSVMEAAVELGYVPNLAARELVYKKGNLVCIIIPESDAEAQPAFFAMLPYMNRILRTHGMETMIYAFDPYRYRQGELMELVQKRNLRGCIVLPGFMKHHNIFNDIRTITTPCVVLEVSVNSEMCSSIHTDEVYGAYIATQHIIDFGHTRIGFINGPSNVQICEERMSGYKKAIENAKLILKDEDVVYSDFTGKGGGEAIITLLKQSPDLTAVFIANDLMAMGAISKLSEEGYHIPGDISVVGFDGLFVSQYYNPPLTTIKNDDYTIAIQAAKSLMGIIEQNTVAEIRIKPELIYGKSVKRLTT